In Vitis riparia cultivar Riparia Gloire de Montpellier isolate 1030 unplaced genomic scaffold, EGFV_Vit.rip_1.0 scaffold774_pilon_pilon, whole genome shotgun sequence, one DNA window encodes the following:
- the LOC117910533 gene encoding germin-like protein subfamily 1 member 17, which translates to MKKGVSFLVTVALMALASSLASASDPSPLQDTCVAIDEPKDAVFVNGKFCKDPKLTMAEDFFSSGLDKPGNTSNQVRSNVTTVNVDKIKGLNTLGISMVRIDYEPYGQNPPHTHPRATEILTVLEGTLYVGFVTSNTENRLISKVLNKGDVFVFPIGLIHFQFNIGKTNAVAIAALSSQNPGVITIANAVFGSDPPINPDVLTRAFQLDKSVVKYLQSRF; encoded by the exons ATGAAGAAAGGTGTTAGTTTCCTGGTAACTGTTGCCCTCATGGCATTGGCTTCCTCTCTTGCCTCTGCCTCTGATCCAAGCCCACTGCAGGACACCTGTGTTGCCATTGATGAGCCCAAGGATGCTG TATTTGTGAATGGAAAGTTCTGCAAGGACCCAAAGCTGACCATGGCCGAGGATTTCTTCTCTTCAGGCCTGGATAAGCCAGGAAACACATCAAATCAAGTACGGTCAAATGTCACTACCGTAAATGTTGACAAAATAAAGGGACTCAACACTCTTGGCATATCCATGGTTCGTATTGACTATGAACCATATGGCCAAAACCCTCCTCACACTCACCCTCGTGCCACCGAGATTCTAACTGTCTTGGAGGGAACCCTCTACGTTGGCTTTGTCACATCCAACACCGAAAACCGCCTCATTAGCAAAGTCCTCAACAAGGGGGATGTTTTTGTGTTTCCTATTGGTCTCATTCACTTCCAATTCAATATTGGGAAGACTAATGCAGTAGCCATTGCTGCTCTGAGCAGCCAAAATCCAGGTGttatcaccatagccaatgcaGTATTTGGATCAGATCCACCCATCAATCCTGATGTTCTCACAAGGGCCTTCCAGTTGGACAAGAGCGTGGTTAAGTACCTTCAGTCACGGTTCTGA